In Bacillus sp. E(2018), a single window of DNA contains:
- a CDS encoding VWA domain-containing protein, translating into MNKSSNLFVVIFIVLLLLLTACSTEKTASDTDEKKKEPKKETVEKAPTDPEEMVKQGSGKYNEKVKDLEGDALDKEINKITKKYPKGMKAEEAFNRIVAGFAANHQPGFQELEDFDISFEEVEAYEKYQEESEDGEEKKEGPLNVAILLDASGSMAGKVSGTDKMTAAKEALKKFAGGLPDDANVMLRVYGHKGSNADKDKKVSCESTEVMYPLGAYNEGTFQQSLSKFKPTGWTPLAASIEAAEKDLQGKEGNNVIYIVSDGIETCDGNPVEAAKKLHESNIKAEVNIIGFDVDNEGQQQLKAVAEAGGGEFQSVSSQKELFDEVDSNWSEAMHDASINWSSSMDSSSVNWSSSGKGHSMGKVHSKILDSISDEFELFRSVKRDLYDKEKMSNEEFIKLDKLLLDRYTTLREYSSKKHDARQEELNQETDRVLKLIDEYAEDARVE; encoded by the coding sequence ATGAACAAATCTAGTAATTTATTTGTTGTCATTTTTATCGTTCTACTTCTTCTTTTAACCGCATGCTCAACCGAAAAAACAGCATCGGATACGGATGAAAAGAAAAAAGAACCTAAAAAAGAGACGGTTGAAAAAGCACCTACTGATCCTGAAGAGATGGTGAAACAGGGTTCAGGAAAGTATAACGAAAAGGTAAAAGATCTTGAAGGTGATGCTCTTGATAAAGAGATTAACAAAATCACAAAGAAGTATCCTAAAGGTATGAAGGCTGAGGAAGCCTTTAACCGAATTGTTGCTGGGTTCGCTGCCAATCATCAGCCTGGGTTTCAGGAGTTAGAGGACTTTGACATTTCGTTTGAAGAAGTAGAGGCATATGAGAAATATCAAGAAGAGAGTGAAGACGGAGAGGAAAAGAAAGAAGGTCCTCTTAATGTTGCCATTCTTCTAGATGCAAGCGGTAGTATGGCAGGAAAGGTTTCAGGAACGGATAAAATGACGGCAGCAAAAGAAGCGTTGAAGAAGTTTGCAGGTGGATTGCCTGATGACGCGAACGTCATGCTGCGTGTCTATGGACATAAAGGAAGCAACGCTGATAAAGACAAGAAGGTATCATGTGAAAGTACGGAAGTTATGTACCCTTTAGGCGCATATAATGAAGGAACTTTCCAACAATCTCTCTCTAAATTCAAGCCAACCGGTTGGACACCTCTCGCAGCTTCCATTGAAGCAGCTGAAAAGGACCTTCAAGGGAAAGAAGGAAATAACGTCATTTATATCGTGAGTGATGGAATTGAGACATGTGACGGAAATCCTGTAGAAGCGGCGAAAAAGTTACACGAGTCGAACATCAAGGCAGAAGTAAACATTATTGGCTTTGATGTAGATAACGAAGGCCAACAACAGCTAAAAGCAGTAGCAGAAGCGGGTGGCGGCGAATTCCAATCGGTTTCTTCTCAAAAAGAATTGTTTGATGAAGTCGATTCTAACTGGTCTGAAGCGATGCATGATGCCAGTATCAACTGGAGTTCATCGATGGATTCATCAAGCGTAAATTGGAGCAGTTCGGGTAAGGGTCATTCTATGGGTAAAGTCCATTCAAAAATACTGGATAGTATCTCTGATGAATTTGAGTTATTCCGTTCTGTAAAGAGAGATCTCTACGATAAAGAAAAGATGTCTAATGAAGAATTTATAAAGTTGGACAAACTCCTTTTAGACAGATATACAACGCTTAGAGAGTACAGCTCTAAAAAACATGATGCTAGACAAGAAGAATTGAATCAAGAAACAGACAGAGTACTAAAACTAATTGATGAATACGCGGAAGATGCCAGAGTAGAATAG
- a CDS encoding transglutaminase-like domain-containing protein, with protein sequence MRNKITNFLLILMLLALTACTTESPSAQPEQEEKKDKYTTLAEEANKEDTLEKLELLPYAEEVEATLSSPKYKEFTANSTVLIKGKAKKYNSFKSDHVWIKVRSDEEGPNGRDFSYYAPLKEGKFEQKVQLFNGKGNYSVKVSVPSDKAEDYYYDIASFDVENVNPEIKRDIAYTKNAFQYDLKLNNSINGYMERDGSFELEGEVADSSVEQLMVELKKESETTKIMVPVENGKFAHKIPLYYGTGVHEVQIMTPKEGSTDFFTDAAHLYVKNLSSESFEPVKYSSAYEEKGFKLESPEVGGEKADLTYKIKGRIDPKGEDANKTNVVFVQTEKDDLKAMYAIPVKNNKFEGEFFLRFGPGKYEVSLMAPEFQKTNGYMQYFVGLANFTVENTNTSDQRFTLPSRGIQSDAPEIKKLAAQLTKNKKTEKEKALAVYEYVAKNVSYDVDKLNNRTFEFDDSALKTLDEKEGVCQDFAYLAIALLRASGMEAQMVTGFAGQNHAWVETKVEGRWLTMDPTWGSGYLQNNKFVPKFTMEYFDPKPTEFQKTHTKKEIEF encoded by the coding sequence ATGAGAAATAAAATAACTAATTTTCTTCTGATACTCATGCTTCTGGCACTAACCGCCTGCACAACCGAATCCCCTTCTGCCCAACCTGAACAAGAAGAGAAAAAAGATAAGTATACAACTCTTGCTGAGGAAGCAAACAAAGAGGACACATTAGAGAAACTAGAACTTCTTCCATACGCAGAAGAAGTGGAAGCGACGTTATCGAGCCCTAAGTACAAAGAGTTTACGGCAAACTCAACGGTACTCATTAAAGGTAAGGCGAAAAAGTATAACAGTTTCAAGTCAGACCATGTATGGATCAAAGTGAGAAGTGATGAAGAAGGGCCGAACGGTCGGGACTTCAGCTATTACGCTCCTTTAAAAGAAGGCAAGTTTGAACAAAAGGTGCAGTTGTTTAATGGGAAGGGAAATTATTCTGTCAAAGTAAGTGTGCCAAGTGATAAGGCTGAAGACTACTATTACGACATTGCCTCATTTGATGTAGAGAACGTAAACCCTGAGATTAAGAGAGATATTGCTTATACAAAGAACGCGTTTCAATACGATTTAAAGTTAAATAATTCCATAAATGGGTATATGGAAAGAGATGGTTCTTTCGAGCTAGAGGGTGAAGTTGCTGATTCCAGTGTTGAACAGCTTATGGTTGAGCTTAAGAAAGAAAGTGAAACTACTAAAATTATGGTTCCGGTTGAGAATGGAAAGTTCGCACATAAAATCCCTCTTTATTATGGTACGGGTGTTCATGAGGTACAGATCATGACGCCTAAAGAAGGATCAACCGACTTTTTTACAGATGCGGCTCACTTATATGTAAAAAATTTATCTAGTGAATCCTTTGAACCTGTGAAATATTCCTCTGCTTATGAGGAAAAAGGCTTCAAACTTGAGTCCCCAGAAGTAGGCGGTGAAAAAGCGGATCTGACATACAAGATTAAAGGAAGAATTGATCCAAAAGGTGAGGATGCAAACAAGACGAATGTCGTTTTTGTTCAGACAGAGAAAGACGACCTAAAAGCGATGTACGCGATCCCAGTTAAGAACAACAAATTCGAGGGAGAGTTTTTCCTACGGTTTGGACCTGGGAAATACGAAGTGTCTTTAATGGCACCAGAATTCCAAAAAACGAACGGATATATGCAGTACTTTGTTGGTCTAGCAAATTTCACGGTTGAGAATACAAACACAAGTGATCAACGATTTACCTTGCCATCTAGAGGGATTCAGTCGGATGCTCCAGAGATTAAGAAATTAGCAGCGCAACTAACAAAAAATAAAAAGACCGAAAAAGAAAAAGCGCTAGCTGTTTATGAGTATGTAGCAAAAAACGTGAGCTATGACGTAGACAAGCTAAACAATCGAACGTTTGAGTTTGATGACAGTGCATTAAAAACGTTGGACGAAAAAGAAGGCGTTTGTCAGGACTTTGCGTATTTAGCGATTGCTCTTTTACGTGCAAGTGGTATGGAAGCGCAAATGGTAACAGGATTTGCCGGACAAAATCATGCTTGGGTGGAGACGAAGGTCGAGGGACGCTGGTTAACGATGGACCCAACATGGGGATCAGGTTACTTGCAGAACAACAAGTTCGTGCCAAAGTTCACCATGGAATACTTTGATCCAAAACCAACAGAGTTTCAGAAAACACATACAAAAAAAGAGATAGAGTTTTAA